Proteins encoded together in one Kitasatospora albolonga window:
- a CDS encoding type VII secretion-associated serine protease mycosin: MTPLTPPLRRLLTAAAATGALLVTLPAPSAGAVDSTQCTFPSEKYPGRPWSLQRVLMDELWKQSTGKGVRVAVIDTGVDVKNPQLTPAVDVKAGINLLPKNLKTEDGRKVERGKENGTTDAVGHGTKVAGIIAARPAKGTGFTGLAPDATIIPIQQNDADGNGTAQSLAAAILHAVDKADAHIINISQDTADAVEPSPELKSAVDYALSKKIVVVASAGNDGAGGNVKPTYPASYEGVLAVASSDRNNERAYFSQGGDFVGIAAPGVDMISTVPGGGHCADNGTSFSAPYVAGVAALIKAKHPRWTPNQIVAQIQQTAERSVAGHDRHVGWGVIDPVRALTEDEKPIERPVASEGMSKGEAPTPAQLHLGETADERNARLATYVVVGGGVLVAAIAGAAVAVRDMRRRTGRPAGGG, from the coding sequence ATGACACCCCTCACACCGCCGCTCCGGCGCCTCCTGACCGCCGCCGCGGCCACCGGAGCGCTGCTCGTCACCCTCCCGGCGCCCTCGGCGGGCGCGGTCGACTCCACCCAGTGCACGTTCCCTTCGGAGAAGTACCCCGGCCGCCCCTGGTCGTTGCAGCGCGTCCTGATGGACGAGCTGTGGAAGCAGTCCACCGGAAAGGGGGTACGGGTGGCCGTCATCGACACCGGCGTCGATGTGAAGAACCCCCAGCTGACCCCCGCCGTGGACGTCAAGGCGGGCATCAACCTGCTGCCGAAGAACCTCAAGACCGAGGACGGCCGGAAGGTCGAGCGCGGCAAGGAGAACGGCACCACGGACGCCGTGGGCCACGGCACCAAGGTCGCCGGCATCATCGCCGCCCGCCCGGCGAAGGGCACCGGCTTCACCGGCCTCGCCCCGGACGCGACGATCATCCCGATCCAGCAGAACGACGCCGACGGCAACGGAACGGCGCAGAGCCTGGCCGCCGCGATCCTTCACGCGGTCGACAAGGCGGACGCCCACATCATCAACATCTCCCAGGACACCGCCGACGCGGTCGAACCGTCACCGGAGCTGAAGAGTGCGGTGGACTACGCCCTGTCCAAGAAGATCGTGGTCGTCGCCTCGGCGGGCAACGACGGGGCGGGCGGCAACGTGAAACCGACCTACCCCGCCTCGTACGAGGGCGTCCTCGCCGTCGCCTCGTCGGACCGGAACAACGAACGCGCGTACTTCTCCCAGGGCGGCGACTTCGTCGGCATCGCCGCCCCCGGCGTGGACATGATCTCCACCGTCCCCGGCGGCGGCCACTGCGCCGACAACGGCACCAGCTTCTCCGCCCCGTACGTCGCCGGGGTCGCCGCGCTCATCAAGGCCAAGCACCCCCGCTGGACGCCGAACCAGATCGTCGCCCAGATCCAGCAGACGGCGGAACGCTCCGTGGCCGGCCACGACCGCCACGTGGGCTGGGGTGTCATCGACCCGGTACGCGCGCTGACCGAGGACGAGAAGCCCATCGAGCGCCCGGTGGCGAGCGAAGGCATGAGCAAAGGCGAAGCCCCGACCCCGGCCCAACTCCACCTGGGCGAAACGGCCGACGAACGCAACGCACGCCTGGCGA